A window of Puntigrus tetrazona isolate hp1 chromosome 11, ASM1883169v1, whole genome shotgun sequence contains these coding sequences:
- the vtg3 gene encoding vitellogenin 3, phosvitinless has translation MMSKLLIPPLDFTMWLYLCLLVALAAGENINYEPFLNSKKTYEYKYEGLVRVGRELPDLVESALKLRCTFKIIGESPQTFVLQISNVDVEDFNGLPRKSVFSPSQKLTKRLSAEFSQPIVFEFSKGQITDIRTAPGVSNTVVNIVRGILGFLQVTVKTTQSFYELVELGIHGVCQSSYTVEEDNNAKELKVTQMVDITNCQQPAALYRGMALAPEDKLSKQRGESVVSTVKHTYTVKSTADGGLITKAFAQERQYFSPFNVKGGNSRMIALRDIQLLKVSDTTDKIVTGQVQSRGNLMYRTEKDLKPIPVLMINLNDPVPKILDLIKQLAQANIYQVDSSSSTEVLNLIQLLRVATLENIEQIWKQVSGDDEHRRWFLDLVVEVTDERILKFLETRFKAGDITANEAGQALVVAFNHLSAEPVSVALAQEFLTIPFSKSQPLLWNTVVLAYGSLVYRYCVYTDPCPVTVVQPLLDMATSGLSKNSEQDMVLALKALGNAAHPSSIKTILKFLPGYASGAEKLPTRVQSTGVQALRLLASRDPHSVQDIVLNLFVQRTLPAEIRMLACMVLLETKPSIALISVISEVLLEEVDLQVASFSYSLLKGIAKSRTPDNQHLSTACNIAMKILTPKLGHLSYRYSKNMHFDWFHDDFLFGTSADIYMLQNESLIPTKLMLKGKIHFIGRILQFLEFGVRADGLNELLVGKIPQLKKDLGITDFATIMKILSDWQNLPKDKRLLTAYARVFGQEAFLMDVSGDSIQNIIKSFSPSAGKESMVWEKIQDVQKGTSWHWTKPHLLYEARFIQPTCLGLPVEISKYFSILNTVTMKAKAEMNPPPKEHLSELLNSDISLHTDGSAGVTKDHFVFHGINTDLFQCGVELKSKMLSALPWAFDLKINMKEYKYEMNLTPSKTATELFSVNSNAFAVLRNIEDPSSFKITPMMPETEGSQQGLPLSRILSTSRDDQKEDSEVKFRQCADAKIYGTAVCVEAEAKRSHYHHEYPLYYFLGQTRFSYQLEPAKGAKPIEKIQIQVTAGRKHPPGVTAMINLLHRVFKDLDATPEPVVTVKALGLSPPAKPLGYEGLAFYLPTAQRDDIEMIVSEVGEEANWKMCANANVDKSHSSAKAHLRWGAECQTYDVSMRVSAASQPESKPSIYTKINWGALPSVFTTIGQKVQEYVPGISYIMGFYQKYEKNSEHQAAVTVVASSPETFDMRVKIPERTIYKKAIPSPIDLVGFEAMNFTMST, from the exons ATGATGTCCAAGTTGCTTATACCACCTCTGGATTTCACCATGTGGCTCTATCTCTGTCTCCTGGTAGCCCTGGCTG CTGGCGAGAACATAAATTATG AGCCTTTCCTGAACTCTAAAAAAACCTATGAGTATAAATATGAAGGATTGGTGCGAGTGGGACGAGAATTGCCAGACTTGGTTGAGTCAGCTCTGAAGCTGAGGTGCACTTTTAAAATCATTGGTGAATCACCACAAACCTTTGTGCTTCAG aTCTCAAATGTAGATGTTGAAGACTTTAATGGCTTACCCAGGAAAAGTGTCTTCAGCCCTTCCCAAAAGCTCACTAAACGTCTATCTGCCGAGTTCAGCCAGCCAATCGTTTTTGAATTCTCTAAGGGCCAAATTACCGACATTCGCACAGCGCCTGGAGTCTCAAATACAGTTGTAAATATTGTGAGGGGGATCCTTGGATTTCTACAAGTCACAGTCAAAACCACACAAAGTTTTTACGAACTGGTGGAG TTGGGAATTCATGGTGTATGTCAAAGCAGTTACACTGTTGAAGAAGACAATAATGCCAAAGAGTTGAAAGTGACCCAAATGGTTGATATCACCAACTGTCAACAGCCAGCTGCTTTGTACCGAGGTATGGCACTCGCCCCTGAAGACAAACTTAGCAAACAG CGAGGTGAGAGTGTTGTTTCAACGGTGAAACACACCTACACAGTGAAGTCCACGGCAGATGGCGGTTTGATCACTAAAGCGTTTGCTCAGGAGCGTCAATACTTCTCACCATTCAATGTAAAGGGAGGAAACTCCCGAATGATAGCCTT ACGGGACATTCAGCTACTCAAAGTTTCAGACACAACTGACAAAATAGTGACCGGACAGGTCCAGAGCAGAGGCAACCTGATGTATAGGACTGAAAAGGACCTCAAACCAATACCTGTTTTGATGATCAACCTGAATGATCCAGTCCCAAAG ATTCTAGATTTAATTAAGCAGCTGGCACAGGCTAACATATATCAAGTGGACAGCTCAAGCAGCACTGAGGTTCTGAATCTAATTCAATTGCTACGTGTGGCAACACTTGAGAATATAGAGCAGATATGGAAGCAGGTCTCAGGAGATGATGAGCACAG gaGGTGGTTCCTAGACTTGGTTGTGGAGGTAACAGATGAAAGGATCCTCAAATTCCTTGAGACCAGATTTAAAGCAGGAGACATTACAGCGAATGAGGCAGGACAGGCACTTGTAGTGGCATTTAACCACTTGTCTGCTGAGCCTGTGTCTGTGGCATTAGCTCAG GAGTTCCTGACAATTCCTTTCAGTAAATCCCAACCTCTCCTGTGGAACACTGTGGTGCTGGCGTATGGTTCTTTAGTGTACAGATACTGCGTGTATACTGATCCCTGCCCTGTCACTGTGGTGCAG CCATTGCTGGATATGGCTACAAGTGGACTAAGTAAAAACTCGGAGCAGGATATGGTCCTTGCACTGAAGGCTTTGGGAAATGCAGCTCATCCATCCAGCATCAAGACTATTCTAAAGTTCCTTCCAGGCTACGCATCTGGAGCTGAAAAACTTCCAACTAGAGTACAGAGTACTGGGGTCCAGGCACTTAGACTACTTGCAAGCAGGGACCCACACAGT GTACAGGACATTGTCTTGAACCTCTTTGTACAGAGGACTCTTCCTGCTGAAATCCGCATGTTGGCCTGCATGGTGCTTCTAGAAACCAAGCCATCCATAGCTCTGATCTCAGTAATAAGTGAGGTTCTCTTAGAGGAGGTTGACCTGCAGGTCGCCAGCTTCTCCTACTCTCTACTCAAAGGCATTGCCAAGTCCCGCACCCCTGATAATCAACATCT ATCCACTGCCTGTAATATTGCTATGAAGATTCTGACCCCCAAACTTGGCCACCTGAGTTATCGTTACAGCAAGAATATGCACTTCGACTGGTTCCATG ATGACTTTTTATTTGGGACATCTGCCGACATTTATATGCTGCAAAATGAAAGCCTTATACCTACTAAACTTATGCTTAAGGGAAAAATTCATTTCATTGGAAGAATACTGCAATTTCTTGAG TTTGGTGTCCGTGCAGATGGACTGAACGAGCTGTTAGTGGGGAAAATCCCTCAACTCAAGAAAGATTTAGGAATCACAGATTTTGCCACTATAATGAAAATC CTCTCTGACTGGCAGAACCTACCAAAAGACAAACGTTTGCTAACAGCGTATGCACGCGTGTTTGGACAAGAAGCTTTTTTAATGGATGTAAGCGGAGACTCCATTCAGAACATCATAAAG TCATTTAGTCCTTCTGCAGGGAAGGAGAGTATGGTTTGGGAAAAGATTCAGGATGTTCAAAAAGGAACTTCCTGGCACTGGACCAAGCCACACCTTTTGTATGAAGCTCGATTCATACAGCCCACTTGTCTTGGTCTCCCAGTTGAAATCAGCAAATACTTTTCCATACTAAATACTGTTACAATGAAAG CTAAAGCTGAAATGAATCCTCCTCCCAAGGAACATCTGAGTGAGCTGCTAAACTCAGACATTTCCCTACACACAGATGGCTCTGCAGG GGTGACAAAGGATCATTTTGTCTTTCATGGAATCAACACAGATCTTTTCCAGTGTGGTGTAGAGCtgaaaagtaaaatgttaaGTGCCCTGCCATGGGCATTTGActtgaaaataaacatgaaggagtataaatatgaaatgaaccTGACTCCAAGCAAAACAGCCACTGAATTATTTTCAGTCAA TTCTAATGCGTTTGCTGTTTTGAGAAACATTGAGGATCCATCTTCATTCAAAATAACTCCCATGATGCCAGAGACAGAGGGCTCCCAACAGGGTCTGCCACTATCCAGGATTTTATCCACATCAAGGGATGATCAG AAAGAGGACTCTGAGGTGAAATTCAGGCAATGTGCTGATGCTAAGATTTATGGAACTGCTGTCTGCGTTGAGGCTGAAGCCAAACGGTCACACTACCATCATGAATATCCTCTGTATTACTTCCTGGGACAGACACGCTTTTCATATCAACTAGAACCAG CTAAGGGTGCCAAACCCATTGAAAAAATTCAGATTCAGGTCACTGCTGGCAGAAAACATCCTCCAGGAGTCACTGCAATGATTAATCTACTCCACAGAGTATTCAAG GATTTAGATGCCACTCCAGAACCTGTAGTCACAGTAAAAGCACTTGGTTTGAGTCCGCCAGCAAAACCTCTGGGCTATGAAGGTTTAGCCTTTTATCTGCCAACAGCCCAAAGAGATGACATTGAAATGATAGTCTCCGAAGTTGGTGAAGAAGCAAATTGGAAAATGTGTGCCAATGCAAATGTAGATAAGAGTCATTCATCAGCAAAG gcTCATCTTAGATGGGGTGCAGAGTGTCAGACATATGATGTGTCCATGAGGGTGTCTGCAGCAAGCCAGCCGGAATCTAAACCTTCTATATACACCAAGATCAACTGGGGAGCTCTGCCCTCAGTGTTCACCACAATTGGTCAAAA AGTTCAAGAGTATGTGCCTGGGATTTCTTATATTATGGGTTTCTACCAGAAATATGAGAAAAACTCAGAACACCAAGCAGCTGTCACTGTTGTGGCATCCTCACCAGAGACATTTGACATGAGAGTGAAAATTCCAGAG CGAACTATCTACAAAAAGGCAATTCCCTCACCTATTGATCTTGTGGGATTTGAAGCTATGAACTTCACCATGTCAACCTAA